Genomic window (Parcubacteria group bacterium CG10_big_fil_rev_8_21_14_0_10_36_14):
GGTTCGGAAGATACATATGTAGTTCTGATTCATTTTTTGGCGAAAAAAATCGGAGAAATAAAGCCGGGCGATATTGATGAATTTAGAGAATTTGAAATTGAAAAAATCTTAAACGGCGAATATGGCGAAGAATTTGCGCCAAACATCCTCCCGGTTTTAAAAAGTTATTTAGGGATGAAAAAAGCAGGATTAATAAAATAAAAAGGTTATTGTTTTTGTTAGATTGAAATATAGATTGTCATACTTCACTCGCAATAACAAAATTTAATTGCCTCATATGTTATGAGGCAATTAGGAAATGTTTCGCAGGGACACCTCCCTTAAACGCTAACCGCTAATTGCTATACGCTATTATTATGTTCATCCATCTCCACAATCATTCCCACTATTCACTGTTAGACGGACTGCCGAAGATTCCGGATATTGTCAATCGAGCGAAAGAGCTCGGAATGACAGCAGTCGCCCTTACTGACCATGGAACAACCTATGGTCTTATTGAGTTTTATAAGGCTTGTAAAAAAGCAGAAATAAAACCAATCTTAGGAGTAGAGGCTTACGTAGCAAGAAGAGGGCATACTGACAAAGAACCCGGAGTGGACACTAAGCCATATCATCTTGTGCTTTTGGCAAAAAATAAAGAGGGGTATGAGAATATATTACGCCTTACATCAATTGCCCATCTTGACGGTTTTTATTATAAACCTCGAGTAGATAAAGAGCTTTTGAAAAAATATAGCAAAGGAATAATTGGGCTGTCCGCTTGTTTGAATGGTGAAATATCGCGCGCAGCACTTTCCGATAATATGGAAACAGCCGAACGGGCACTTTCCGAGTATAAAGAAATTTTTGGCGAAGGAAACTTTTATTTAGAACTTCAGCCTCAGACCGCCACAAAAAACAATGACCAGTCGCTTGCCAATGCGCGTCTTATAGAGCTTGCAAAAAAGACCAATACGCCCCTTGTTGCTACAAAAGATGTGCATTATATAAACTTTGACGATAAAGAGGCACAGGACGCTCTTTTATGCATTCAGACGGGCACTACGTTAGATAACCCCGACCGGCTAAGTATGATGGATATTGACTGTTCGTTTTCTACGGAAGGTGATATGCGCGCATGGTTTTCCGATACGCCTGAGGCAATAGATAATACAGTGAAAATAGCCGAGGCGTGTGACGTTGAGCTCACCCTTGGTGTGAATATTTTACCAAAATTTAAAACACCCAACGGAAAATCGGACGTGGATTATTTGCGCGAACTTTGCGAAGACGGTATTAAGAGAAGATATAAAGAAATAACGCCAGAAGTTCGTGAGCGTTTGGAATGGGAGCTTGATACTATAAATAAAATGGGGTTTGCTTCATACTTTTTGATAGTTGCGGATTTTGTAAAATATGCAAAAGGTGAGGGGATAGTTGTGGGTCCCGGCCGTGGATCTGCAGCCGGCTCTATTGTTTCTTATGTTCTTGGAGTGACCGATCTTGACCCAATACATTACAAATTACTTTTTGAAAGATTTTTAAACCCGGATAGAATATCAATGCCTGATATTGATATGGATTTTGCCGATATAAAACGTCACAAGGTTATTGAATATGTTATGGAAAAATATGGGCGGGACAAGGTGGCTGGTATTATTACATTTGGGACAATGATGGCGCGCGCGGCAGTGCGTGATGTGGGCAGAGTAATGGGTTTGCCATATGGAGAAGTGGACCGGATTGCAAAAATGATTCCAACTCCGGTGCAAGGCAGGCATACACCTTTATCAAGCCATGTTGAAGAAGTAAAAGAGCTCCGCGATCTATATAATGACAATCCGGATATAAAACGGCTTTTAGATTTATCTATAAAAATGGAAGGAACTGTCCGCCACGCCTCACAGCACGCTTGCGCTGTGGTAATTGCTGATAAACCGCTTATGGAATATACGGCAATACAAAAGGCGCAGGGAGGGGATGTAGAAAGCGTAACCCAATATTCAATGAAGCCGATTGAAGATGTTGGTTTGCTTAAAATGGACTTTTTGGGTTTGGCTAACCTTTCTATTATTCAGGATACGATTGAAATTGTTGAAGCGGTGAGCAAAACAGAAACAGGCGAAGCAACAAAAATTGATATAGAAAAAATACCGCTTGATGATAAAAAAACATTTAATATTTTATCGCGGGCAGAGACAACCGGTGTTTTTCAGCTTGAGTCAAGCGGAATGAAGCGATATATAAAAGATTTACAACCAACGGATATAGAAGATATCATCGCTATGGTAGCTTTGTATCGTCCGGGTCCAATGCAGTTTATTGAGTCTTTTATCAATAGAAAGCATGGCAGAGAAAAAATAGAGTATATGCATCCCTCTATGGAGAATGCCTTAAAAAATACTTATGGCATTCCTGTTTATCAGGAGCAGGTTATGCAAATATCAAAAGATATGGCAGGATTTACCGGCGGAGAGGCGGACACTTTGCGTAAAGCAATGGGAAAGAAGATTGCCGAGCTGATGGCGAAGATGCGCGCAAAATTTATTGCCGGAGCAACAACACAAGGTATTTCAAAACAGCTGGCGACAGAAGTTTTTCAGACGTTGGAAGATTTTGCCGCTTATGGCTTTAATCGTTCTCATGCGGCCTGCTATGCAATGATTGCTTATCGCACGGCATATTTAAAAGCAAATTGGCCAAATTGTTTTATGGCGGCTTTAATGAATAGCGATTATGGAAATCTTGACCGCATTACAATAGAAGTGGAGGAATGTAAATTATTGGGGCTCGAGGTTCTTCCACCGGATATTAATGATTCATATTCAAAATTTTCCGTTGTGCCAAAAACAAATAAAATCCGTTTTGGCCTTTTGGCAATAAAAAATGTCGGAAGCGATATTGCGGATGCAATAATCAAAGAACGCAAAGAAAATGGAAAGTTTGAGTCATTGGAGGACTTTTTGGAACGAGTAAACCATAAAAATTTGAATAAAAAAGTTTTGGACGCGCTTGTAAAGTGCGGGGCAATGGATGCTTTGGGCGCGAGAGCGGAGATGCTACATAATATGCAGAAGATGTTGGATTTTAATAGAGAAGTTCGCGCTTCATCCGAACAGCCGGTTGGGCTTTTTGGTAAAAATATTCTTTCCAAACCGACTTTGCAGATGGAGCCGGCTGAACCGATAGAGAAAAAAGAAATTTTAGCTTGGGAAAAGGAGCTTCTCGGACTTTATATAAGTGCTCATCCGTTTCTAGATATAAAACCGTTAATAGCGGATTTAATAAAAAGTGTTGATGAATTAAAAGAAATGAAAGATGGAAATTGGGTAAATGTTGCCGGCGTAATAACAAAAATTCATAGTATTAGGACAAAAAAGAATGAGCCAATGTGTTTTGTTACCATAGAAGACGGGATGTCCTCTTTTGAGATAATTGTTTTCCCCAGTATATTGGAATCAACGAGGACGATATGGCAGGAAGATAATATTGTGATTGTCGGAGGACGTCTTTCTTTTAAAGATGGAGAGATAAAAGTGCTGGCAAATAAAGTAGAGGTTGTTAGTGTTGATAATATGGAAAAAATAAAAACGCAATTTGCCGATGGAAAATCAGAGAAACCACAAGTTTCTAATTTTAAACCCCAACAAAATTTTAAAACTAAAAATAATACTCCCGCGCCGAATTTCAAGCAGGAATCAGAAGGCGCTGGTTTTCGTGGAAACGATAATTCGGATATTAAACAATTTTTTAATGGCAATATTGCGCTAAAGGATGATGGATTATATATTTCCTTACCAAAAAAGATGAAAAAAGCACAGGTAGAACATATGAAATCCCTTTTACAAAAACACCCGGGGACTACCCAAGTGTTTTTTGCTTTGCCGGATAAGCCGGCAATTAAAACGAGTTTTAAGATTGATTCAGAAAGGTTTATCTAAATTTTGCCAGATACTTCTTCGTTACTTCAATTTCAGATTCCTCTTCTTTGATGTGTCTTTTAGCCTCTTCTTTTTCTTTTTCGGTCGCATCATCATTTTCCAGTACTTCTTTATAGTCAATAATTATTTTTTCTCCCAAATCAATCGCATCTTCCAAACCATCTAAGTATATTTGTTGCTGTTCCGGCCGAAGTTTTAGAAAGGCATTTTTTAATTCTTCGTCAGGAACCGTAATAAATTCTGCTAATCCGCGTCTTAAGTTTGCGAGTTCTTCTGTAGATATTGTTTCAACTTTATCTTCAGCTAAAGAGTTGACGAGTTTTGAAAGAGAATTTCTTTTTTCTTTCAACTCTTTTATTTTATCTTCAACATCATTTTCGTCTGCTTCACGCAACACATCAATCTGGTCATCAAGAGATAGTTGGGCGTTTTCCAACTCACCTAAAAATTTTTCTTGGGTTTCCTCATCCATATTTTTAAACTTCTCAGCAATACCGTCTTTATCGGCTAAGAGCATTTCTGTGGTTTTTTCGTCAAACACAATGGCATTTTCTTCCGCTTTATCAAGTTTTTTATAAAGATTAAGATTTCCTTGCTCGTCAATATGAGTTCTATATTTTGCTTCCGGGTCAAAATCAATTTTTTTACCCTCAGCATCACGAAGATCTACTGTTTTAAAGCGATCCACAATACTGTATTTTAATAAATTATCTATTTGAGTATGAGTTGCTGGTGGAGGAGTCTTTTCATGTTTAGCTGACTTTTTTTCTTCTGTTTTTTGTTCGTTGTTCATATTTAATGATTATTTTTTAAGTTTTAATTTTGGATTTTCAAAATTTTCAAGACCCGTATCTTCCACCTCATATCCCGGAGAAACATGCTTAGGATCTATCCACAAATATTCTATCAAATCTTTTTTTATTTCAGCATATTTTTTATTGAGTTTATTCCAGCTCTCAATATCAATTTTACCCGTTTGTTTATTTTTTACAAGAAGCTCATAGTTTTTTGCTTCATCCAAAGCTCCCGAAGCTATCAGCAAGAGTTGTTTTCGCATGGCAGGTAGGATGCTTTGAATCGCTTCATCGCTATCCCCGAGGTATTTGTTTAGAATGATTTGTATTTTATGTCTCAGCTCTGTTTTTTCTTCAATAAGTTTTTGAAAGTCATCTTCAGACATCGGGGTTTCTGATACTATACTGAGCGTTGTGGCAAAATCTTCCAAAAAACTTTCTTCCTTTATTTTTCTTTCTTCCGCTGTTTCCGGAGAATTTTGGAGTCTCATACCGATATAACTGTCTTTTTCTTTTGCTTTTTCTTTTAAATCCAAATAGTCTATCATTTCTTCTTTTTGTT
Coding sequences:
- a CDS encoding DNA polymerase III subunit alpha is translated as MFIHLHNHSHYSLLDGLPKIPDIVNRAKELGMTAVALTDHGTTYGLIEFYKACKKAEIKPILGVEAYVARRGHTDKEPGVDTKPYHLVLLAKNKEGYENILRLTSIAHLDGFYYKPRVDKELLKKYSKGIIGLSACLNGEISRAALSDNMETAERALSEYKEIFGEGNFYLELQPQTATKNNDQSLANARLIELAKKTNTPLVATKDVHYINFDDKEAQDALLCIQTGTTLDNPDRLSMMDIDCSFSTEGDMRAWFSDTPEAIDNTVKIAEACDVELTLGVNILPKFKTPNGKSDVDYLRELCEDGIKRRYKEITPEVRERLEWELDTINKMGFASYFLIVADFVKYAKGEGIVVGPGRGSAAGSIVSYVLGVTDLDPIHYKLLFERFLNPDRISMPDIDMDFADIKRHKVIEYVMEKYGRDKVAGIITFGTMMARAAVRDVGRVMGLPYGEVDRIAKMIPTPVQGRHTPLSSHVEEVKELRDLYNDNPDIKRLLDLSIKMEGTVRHASQHACAVVIADKPLMEYTAIQKAQGGDVESVTQYSMKPIEDVGLLKMDFLGLANLSIIQDTIEIVEAVSKTETGEATKIDIEKIPLDDKKTFNILSRAETTGVFQLESSGMKRYIKDLQPTDIEDIIAMVALYRPGPMQFIESFINRKHGREKIEYMHPSMENALKNTYGIPVYQEQVMQISKDMAGFTGGEADTLRKAMGKKIAELMAKMRAKFIAGATTQGISKQLATEVFQTLEDFAAYGFNRSHAACYAMIAYRTAYLKANWPNCFMAALMNSDYGNLDRITIEVEECKLLGLEVLPPDINDSYSKFSVVPKTNKIRFGLLAIKNVGSDIADAIIKERKENGKFESLEDFLERVNHKNLNKKVLDALVKCGAMDALGARAEMLHNMQKMLDFNREVRASSEQPVGLFGKNILSKPTLQMEPAEPIEKKEILAWEKELLGLYISAHPFLDIKPLIADLIKSVDELKEMKDGNWVNVAGVITKIHSIRTKKNEPMCFVTIEDGMSSFEIIVFPSILESTRTIWQEDNIVIVGGRLSFKDGEIKVLANKVEVVSVDNMEKIKTQFADGKSEKPQVSNFKPQQNFKTKNNTPAPNFKQESEGAGFRGNDNSDIKQFFNGNIALKDDGLYISLPKKMKKAQVEHMKSLLQKHPGTTQVFFALPDKPAIKTSFKIDSERFI